From a single Miscanthus floridulus cultivar M001 chromosome 8, ASM1932011v1, whole genome shotgun sequence genomic region:
- the LOC136472799 gene encoding serine--glyoxylate aminotransferase-like, with amino-acid sequence MADYVYGPGRNHLFVPGPVNIPDPVIRAMNRQNEDYRSPAIPALTKILLEDVKKIFKTTTGTPFLIPTTGTGAWESALTNTLSPGDRIVSFLIGQFSLLWIDQQQRLGFDVDVVESDWGHGADLTALERKLRNDTLHTIKAVAIVHNETATGVTNDLAAVRRLLDAYAHPALLLVDGVSSICALDFHMDEWGVDVALTGSQKALSMPTGMGIVCASPKALEASKTAKSVRVFFDWKDYLRFYEMGTYWPYTPSIQLLYGLRTALDLIFEEGLDNVIKRHNRLGTATRFAVEAWGLKNCCQKEECFSNTVTAVVVPPYIDSAEIVKHAWKRYNLSLGLGLNKVAGKVFRIGHLGNLNELQLLGCLSGVEMVLKDVGYPVKLGSGVAAAAAYLSNSTPLIPSRI; translated from the exons ATGGCGGACTACGTGTATGGCCCCGGGCGGAACCACCTGTTCGTGCCGGGTCCCGTGAACATCCCGGACCCGGTGATCCGCGCCATGAACCGGCAGAACGAGGACTACCGCTCGCCGGCAATCCCGGCGCTCACCAAGATCCTCCTCGAGGACGTGAAGAAGATCTTCAAGACGACCACGGGCACGCCCTTCCTGATCCCGACGACGGGCACGGGCGCGTGGGAGAGCGCGCTGACCAACACGCTGTCCCCGGGGGACCGCATCGTCTCGTTCCTCATCGGGCAGTTCAGCCTGCTGTGGATCGACCAGCAGCAGCGCCTGGGCTTCGACGTGGACGTGGTGGAGAGCGACTGGGGCCACGGCGCCGACCTCACCGCGCTGGAGCGGAAGCTCCGCAATGACACCCTCCACACCATCAAGGCCGTGGCCATCGTGCACAACGAGACCGCCACGGGCGTCACCAACGACCTCGCGGCCGTGCGCAGGCTGCTGGACGCGTACGCGCACCCGGCGCTGCTGCTGGTGGACGGCGTGTCGTCCATCTGCGCGCTGGACTTCCACATGGACGAGTGGGGCGTGGACGTCGCGCTCACCGGCTCGCAGAAGGCGCTGTCGATGCCGACCGGGATGGGCATCGTGTGCGCTAGCCCCAAGGCGCTGGAGGCCAGCAAGACGGCGAAGTCCGTGCGCGTGTTCTTTGACTGGAAGGACTACCTCAGGTTCTACGAGATGGGCACGTACTGGCCGTACACGCCCTCTATCCAGCTCCTGTACGGACTCCGCACCGCGCTTGACCTCATCTTCGAGGAAGGGCTCGACAATGTCATCAAGAGGCACAACCGCCTTGGAACAGCCACGAG GTTCGCTGTGGAGGCGTGGGGGCTCAAGAACTGCTGCCAGAAGGAGGAGTGTTTCAGCAACACCGTCACTGCCGTCGTCGTGCCGCCATACATCGACAGCGCCGAGATCGTCAAGCACGCGTGGAAGCGGTACAACctcagcctcggcctcggccttAACAAGGTCGCCGGGAAGGTCTTCAGGATCGGCCATCTCGGCAACCTCAACGAG CTGCAACTGCTGGGATGCCTGAGCGGCGTGGAGATGGTGCTCAAGGACGTGGGGTACCCTGTGAAGCTCGGCAGCGgcgtggcggccgcggcggcgtacCTGTCGAATTCCACGCCTCTCATCCCGTCCAGGATCTGA